From a single Kitasatospora sp. NBC_00458 genomic region:
- a CDS encoding GNAT family N-acetyltransferase: MTTVPTYAPPAVTPGHPTAVPAPRPAAPSPAVYTVALARDEDDVRAAQRLRHRVFAAELGATLHSPVAGLDVDPFDEFCDHLLVREGEDGTVVGTYRLLRPEAARRAGRLYSDGEFDLRNLTPLRDGLVELGRSCIAPEHRGNGAVINLMWGGIARYLADTGNTWVGGCCSIPLEDGGATAARVWDTVSAKHLAPEEYRVAPHRLWDSTGVPRAERAPIPALLRGYLRLGAWVCGEPAHDPDFDTADLYVLLSLERTDPRYLRHFLSGVGGVTGAPAGAVPAGSAAPGTAEPAGPVS, encoded by the coding sequence ATGACCACCGTCCCCACGTACGCTCCGCCCGCAGTCACCCCCGGCCACCCCACCGCGGTGCCCGCCCCGCGCCCGGCCGCGCCGTCGCCCGCCGTCTACACCGTCGCACTCGCCCGGGACGAGGACGACGTCCGCGCCGCCCAGCGGCTGCGCCACCGCGTCTTCGCCGCCGAACTCGGCGCCACCCTGCACAGCCCGGTCGCGGGGCTGGACGTCGACCCGTTCGACGAGTTCTGCGACCACCTGCTGGTCCGCGAGGGCGAGGACGGCACCGTGGTCGGCACCTACCGGCTGCTCCGCCCCGAAGCCGCCCGCCGGGCCGGCCGGCTCTACTCGGACGGTGAGTTCGACCTCCGCAACCTGACGCCGCTGCGCGACGGGCTGGTCGAGCTCGGCCGCTCCTGCATCGCCCCCGAGCACCGGGGCAACGGCGCCGTCATCAACCTGATGTGGGGCGGCATCGCCCGCTACCTCGCCGACACCGGCAACACCTGGGTCGGCGGCTGCTGCTCGATCCCCCTGGAGGACGGCGGCGCGACCGCGGCGCGGGTCTGGGACACCGTCAGCGCCAAGCACCTCGCCCCGGAGGAGTACCGGGTCGCGCCGCACCGGCTCTGGGACTCGACCGGCGTGCCGCGGGCCGAGCGGGCGCCGATCCCGGCCCTGCTCCGCGGTTACCTGCGGCTGGGCGCCTGGGTCTGCGGCGAGCCCGCCCACGACCCGGACTTCGACACCGCCGACCTGTACGTGCTGCTCTCGCTGGAGCGGACCGACCCCCGCTACCTGCGGCACTTCCTCTCCGGCGTGGGCGGGGTGACCGGGGCCCCCGCGGGCGCCGTCCCGGCGGGGTCCGCCGCACCCGGCACCGCCGAACCCGCGGGACCGGTCTCATGA
- a CDS encoding lysophospholipid acyltransferase family protein — translation MSVWLPTASCTPETCLTDPAPTVALPLRVLRLAACLLVLATGLTLTRPVSVLPGRVRDRLARFWARTLLGSLGVTVRVVPAPGDRQVPRHSGVLLVANHVSWLDIPLIAAVRPGRSLAKTEVRHWPVLGRMVTWGGTVFLDRDRLRALPGTVAEVAAVLRDGHPMVVFPEGSTWCGRESGRFRPAFFEAAVRAGAPVQPMTIRYRLTDGRATSAPAFVGEDGLVTSLARVVAVRGLVAELTFRPPIPAPAPHAARWGARRELARAAQAAVEGVR, via the coding sequence ATGAGCGTCTGGCTGCCCACCGCGTCCTGCACTCCCGAGACCTGCCTGACCGACCCGGCACCGACGGTCGCGCTCCCCCTGCGGGTGCTGCGGCTGGCCGCCTGCCTGCTGGTCCTGGCCACCGGCCTGACCCTCACCCGGCCGGTGAGCGTGCTGCCCGGGCGGGTGCGCGACCGGCTGGCCCGGTTCTGGGCCCGCACGCTGCTCGGATCGCTCGGCGTGACGGTGCGGGTCGTCCCCGCCCCCGGCGACCGGCAGGTCCCGCGGCACTCCGGCGTGCTCCTGGTCGCCAACCACGTCTCCTGGCTGGACATCCCGCTCATCGCGGCCGTCCGGCCCGGCCGTTCGCTGGCCAAGACCGAGGTGCGCCACTGGCCGGTGCTCGGCCGGATGGTCACCTGGGGCGGCACGGTCTTCCTGGACCGCGACCGGCTGCGCGCCCTGCCCGGCACGGTCGCCGAGGTGGCCGCCGTGCTGCGGGACGGCCACCCGATGGTCGTCTTCCCCGAGGGCTCCACCTGGTGCGGGCGGGAGAGCGGCCGGTTCCGCCCGGCCTTCTTCGAGGCCGCCGTCCGGGCGGGCGCCCCCGTCCAGCCGATGACGATCCGCTACCGGCTGACCGACGGGCGGGCGACCAGCGCACCCGCCTTCGTCGGGGAGGACGGACTGGTCACCTCCCTCGCCCGGGTGGTCGCGGTCCGGGGACTGGTGGCGGAACTGACCTTCCGTCCGCCGATCCCGGCCCCCGCCCCGCACGCCGCCCGGTGGGGTGCGCGCCGGGAACTGGCCCGCGCCGCCCAGGCGGCGGTGGAGGGCGTCCGCTGA
- a CDS encoding substrate-binding domain-containing protein produces the protein MTARPARPHRPPGRAARALTRALLALALLTPAALTTSCAPASGGSTTLTVLASSELVDMEPLLTDLKRETGITMALEFRGTVDASTEIGARPGRYDLAWLASDRWLRLDRKDSGTGTPLPPATRTMLSPLAIGLKPAAAERLRHTGADTAASWADIAADAAAGSLRYALADPGATNSGLAALVAVASAVTGTGRVLRPEDVETDLLRGFLVGRTVTAPTTSRLIDAYVQQQDRTDALIAYESDLLVLNAGDRLREPLEIVYPRDGMVLSDYPLLLLDPAKRASYDRVVDWLLKPSTQERIMRQTLRRPVDPTLRRDPRLAHSIGNALYFPDQPQVVRRLLDHYTADTAGSPASAPRPTPDQPAHPVPNPVPNPSSNP, from the coding sequence GTGACCGCCCGACCGGCCCGCCCGCACCGTCCGCCCGGCCGCGCCGCCCGGGCACTGACCCGTGCCCTGCTGGCGCTGGCCCTGCTCACCCCCGCCGCCCTCACGACGTCCTGCGCCCCGGCCTCCGGCGGGTCCACCACCCTGACCGTCCTGGCCAGCTCGGAACTCGTCGACATGGAACCGCTGCTGACGGACCTGAAGCGCGAGACCGGCATCACCATGGCCCTGGAGTTCCGGGGCACCGTCGACGCCAGTACCGAGATCGGCGCCCGACCCGGCCGGTACGACCTCGCCTGGCTCGCCTCCGACCGCTGGCTCCGCCTCGACCGCAAGGACTCCGGCACCGGCACCCCGCTGCCGCCCGCCACCCGCACCATGCTGTCCCCGCTCGCCATCGGCCTGAAGCCGGCCGCCGCCGAACGGCTGCGGCACACCGGAGCGGACACGGCGGCCTCCTGGGCGGACATCGCCGCCGACGCCGCCGCGGGCTCGCTCCGCTACGCCCTCGCCGACCCCGGCGCGACCAACAGCGGCCTGGCGGCACTCGTCGCCGTGGCGTCCGCCGTCACCGGCACCGGCCGGGTGCTGCGCCCCGAGGACGTCGAGACCGACCTCCTGCGCGGCTTCCTGGTCGGACGGACGGTCACCGCGCCGACCACCAGCCGGCTGATCGACGCCTACGTCCAACAGCAGGACCGCACCGACGCCCTGATCGCGTACGAGTCGGACCTGCTCGTCCTCAACGCCGGAGACCGGCTCCGCGAACCGCTGGAGATCGTCTACCCGCGGGACGGCATGGTGCTCTCCGACTACCCGCTCCTGCTGCTCGACCCGGCCAAGCGCGCCTCCTACGACCGGGTGGTCGACTGGCTGCTGAAGCCGTCGACCCAGGAGAGGATCATGCGGCAGACGCTCCGGCGCCCGGTGGACCCGACCCTCCGCCGCGACCCGCGCCTCGCGCACTCGATCGGCAACGCCCTGTACTTCCCGGACCAGCCCCAGGTGGTGCGGCGGCTGCTGGACCACTACACGGCGGACACCGCGGGCTCCCCGGCCTCCGCCCCGCGCCCCACCCCGGACCAGCCAGCGCACCCCGTCCCGAACCCCGTCCCGAACCCCTCGTCGAACCCGTGA
- a CDS encoding MFS transporter, producing MGETGARGARPGLALATLCITMFMSMLDNVIVGNALPRIGQELDAGISGLQWVAEGYSLVFAALLLTGGALGDRYGRTTVFRVGLGLFTAGSAAAGLAGSVGQLVAARMLQGVGAALLTPGSLAIIRHVFTDERERTRAIGRWSGVSALGLAVGPVVGGPMVENLGWASVFWINVPIGVAALVLAGRVLPAVPPRARRIDLGGLVLSAAGLGAGVHALVEGPARGWTDGRVLGSALAAVLLLAAFLLLELRIAEPMLDLRLFRDGVLVGALLGGFTVSFGMFGALFFLPLLMQGVLDWSPTAAGVAGLPMTAMIVVAGPLAARLAGRHGPRLPLVLGLALCAFGLAGLSLYGEHARYPEYVWTLLVLGLGMGMTFTPVSITVLRRVPPDRIGTASATVNTLRELGGVLGIAVLGAVLTHRLTAALTDSLGRLGVPPETVGRTVDALAGAATGAGGAVPGGEPPAAVRAAMDGAFAAGIQLAVRCGSVVLAVAAVVVAVLLRPAARPGPPPVGAGAPPKARAGAARG from the coding sequence ATGGGGGAGACCGGGGCGCGCGGCGCCCGACCGGGGCTCGCGCTGGCGACGCTCTGCATCACCATGTTCATGTCCATGCTGGACAACGTCATCGTCGGCAACGCCCTGCCCCGCATCGGGCAGGAGCTCGACGCCGGGATCTCCGGCCTCCAATGGGTGGCCGAGGGCTACAGCCTCGTCTTCGCCGCGCTGCTGCTCACCGGTGGCGCCCTCGGTGACCGCTACGGCCGCACCACGGTCTTCCGGGTGGGCCTCGGGCTGTTCACCGCAGGCTCGGCCGCCGCGGGGCTCGCCGGCTCGGTCGGGCAGCTGGTCGCCGCCCGGATGCTCCAAGGGGTCGGCGCCGCGCTGCTCACCCCCGGGAGCCTGGCGATCATTCGGCACGTCTTCACCGACGAACGGGAGCGGACCCGGGCGATCGGCCGCTGGTCCGGCGTCTCCGCGCTCGGCCTCGCGGTCGGCCCGGTGGTCGGCGGGCCCATGGTCGAGAACCTCGGCTGGGCGAGCGTGTTCTGGATCAACGTCCCGATCGGCGTCGCCGCGCTGGTGCTGGCGGGCCGCGTGCTCCCCGCCGTCCCGCCGCGCGCCCGCCGGATCGACCTGGGAGGACTCGTCCTCTCCGCGGCCGGCCTGGGGGCCGGTGTGCACGCCCTGGTGGAGGGTCCGGCCCGGGGCTGGACCGACGGGCGGGTGCTGGGCTCGGCCCTGGCCGCGGTCCTGCTGCTGGCCGCCTTCCTGCTGCTCGAACTGCGGATCGCCGAGCCGATGCTGGACCTGCGGCTGTTCCGCGACGGCGTGCTCGTCGGTGCGCTGCTCGGCGGGTTCACGGTGAGCTTCGGCATGTTCGGCGCGCTGTTCTTCCTCCCGCTGCTGATGCAGGGCGTCCTGGACTGGTCGCCGACCGCCGCGGGGGTCGCGGGGCTGCCGATGACCGCGATGATCGTCGTGGCCGGCCCCCTCGCGGCCCGGCTGGCCGGCCGGCACGGGCCCCGGCTGCCGCTGGTGCTCGGCCTGGCGCTCTGCGCGTTCGGACTGGCGGGCCTCTCGCTGTACGGCGAGCACGCCCGGTACCCGGAGTACGTGTGGACGCTGCTCGTGCTCGGACTGGGCATGGGGATGACCTTCACCCCGGTGTCGATCACCGTCCTCCGGCGGGTCCCGCCGGACCGCATCGGCACCGCCTCGGCGACCGTGAACACCCTGCGCGAGCTCGGCGGCGTGCTCGGCATCGCGGTCCTCGGCGCGGTGCTGACCCACCGGCTGACCGCCGCCCTCACCGACTCGCTCGGCCGGCTCGGTGTCCCGCCGGAGACGGTCGGCCGGACGGTCGACGCGCTGGCGGGCGCGGCCACCGGGGCCGGCGGCGCCGTCCCGGGGGGCGAACCGCCCGCCGCCGTCCGGGCCGCGATGGACGGCGCCTTCGCGGCCGGCATCCAGCTCGCGGTGCGCTGCGGCTCGGTGGTGCTGGCGGTCGCCGCGGTCGTGGTGGCCGTCCTGCTCCGCCCCGCCGCGCGGCCGGGGCCGCCGCCGGTCGGGGCCGGTGCACCGCCGAAGGCCCGGGCCGGGGCCGCGCGCGGGTGA
- a CDS encoding TetR/AcrR family transcriptional regulator yields MPADDGAAPALTRDALTRAALRVLERDGLAGLSMRKVAAEVGVKAASLYWHVRNKEELLDLLNDALMAEVEAPPREGDWRTQLRAYCERYRDHLLGKRDAAKVVAGRLAPGPNLFRLMEEQLDRLREAGFSAADAAMVSYLLGAYVQGFVLQEQSPVVSADATGAGWREITEATAERFRSLPPGEFPNLVAMAGDLTGPGLDARFAFGLDRILDGLAGLLPPGPR; encoded by the coding sequence ATGCCGGCGGACGACGGCGCAGCACCGGCACTCACCCGGGACGCCCTGACCCGGGCCGCCCTGCGGGTACTGGAGCGGGACGGCCTCGCGGGCCTGTCGATGCGGAAGGTGGCCGCCGAGGTCGGCGTCAAGGCCGCCTCGCTGTACTGGCACGTCCGGAACAAGGAGGAGCTGCTGGACCTCCTGAACGACGCCCTGATGGCCGAGGTCGAGGCGCCGCCGCGCGAGGGCGACTGGCGCACCCAGCTCCGCGCGTACTGCGAGCGCTACCGCGACCACCTGCTGGGCAAGCGGGACGCGGCCAAGGTCGTCGCCGGCCGGCTGGCCCCCGGCCCGAACCTCTTCCGCCTGATGGAGGAGCAGCTGGACCGCCTGCGCGAGGCGGGCTTCTCCGCCGCGGACGCCGCCATGGTGTCCTACCTGCTCGGCGCCTACGTCCAGGGCTTCGTGCTCCAGGAGCAGTCGCCCGTGGTGTCCGCCGATGCCACCGGCGCCGGCTGGCGGGAGATCACCGAGGCCACCGCCGAACGGTTCCGCTCGCTGCCGCCGGGAGAGTTCCCCAACCTGGTCGCGATGGCCGGCGACCTCACCGGGCCCGGTCTGGACGCCCGGTTCGCCTTCGGCCTCGACCGGATCCTCGACGGGCTGGCCGGGCTGCTGCCGCCCGGACCGCGCTGA
- the pip gene encoding prolyl aminopeptidase translates to MPELHPIGEPYAEGLLDVGDGNRIHWEASGNPAGKPALVVHGGPGSGLNTGNRRYFDPERYHLVLFSQRGCGRSEPHAADPATSLEHNTTAHLIADMERLREHLGIEKWLLYGGSWGSTLILAYAQAHPERVSEIVICAVTMTRPEEVDWLYRGVGRLLPGPWEAFRDALPPEDREGDLVSAYSRLLNSPDAAVRSKAAHDWATWEDAVIAHESQGSPNAYTGRPTEALMAFTRITAHYFSRDAFLEDGQLLRDAHRLAGIPGVLIHGRLDLSCPLETPWSLARAWPDAELTVVDDAGHTGSPVMRRTILDALERFAGPARDSSG, encoded by the coding sequence ATGCCCGAGCTCCACCCGATCGGCGAGCCGTACGCGGAGGGACTGCTGGACGTGGGCGACGGCAACCGGATCCACTGGGAGGCCTCCGGCAACCCGGCGGGCAAGCCGGCCCTGGTGGTGCACGGCGGACCGGGCTCCGGGCTCAACACCGGCAACCGGAGGTACTTCGACCCCGAGCGCTACCACCTGGTCCTCTTCAGCCAGCGCGGCTGCGGCCGCAGCGAGCCGCACGCGGCCGACCCCGCCACCAGCCTGGAGCACAACACCACCGCGCACCTGATCGCCGACATGGAGCGGCTGCGCGAGCACCTGGGCATCGAGAAGTGGCTGCTGTACGGCGGCTCCTGGGGGTCCACGCTGATCCTCGCCTACGCCCAGGCCCACCCCGAACGGGTGTCGGAGATCGTGATCTGCGCCGTCACGATGACCCGGCCGGAGGAGGTCGACTGGCTCTACCGGGGCGTCGGCCGGCTGCTGCCCGGCCCGTGGGAGGCGTTCCGCGACGCCCTGCCGCCCGAGGACCGGGAGGGCGACCTGGTGTCCGCGTACAGCCGACTCCTGAACAGCCCGGACGCGGCGGTCCGGAGCAAGGCCGCGCACGACTGGGCGACCTGGGAGGACGCGGTGATCGCCCACGAGTCGCAGGGCTCCCCGAACGCCTACACCGGTCGGCCGACCGAGGCGCTGATGGCCTTCACCCGGATCACCGCCCACTACTTCTCCCGCGACGCCTTCCTGGAGGACGGCCAACTCCTCCGCGACGCGCACCGGTTGGCCGGGATCCCCGGCGTGCTCATCCACGGGAGGCTGGACCTGAGCTGCCCGCTGGAGACCCCGTGGTCACTCGCCAGGGCCTGGCCCGACGCCGAGCTGACGGTCGTCGACGACGCCGGGCACACCGGCTCCCCGGTGATGCGCCGGACCATCCTCGACGCGCTGGAGCGGTTCGCCGGGCCGGCCCGGGACAGCAGCGGGTGA
- a CDS encoding alpha/beta fold hydrolase, whose amino-acid sequence MSTPSARLPIIYVRGYAGGTPGIEKAVTDPFYGFNEGSTHIRVGRQDAPVFYQFESPLLRLHLDEGYHILVEGSQDKYLENHDTIPPDSIWIHRFYDRSAGNWGAGPERFDLETAAADLLVLIEKLQARTGAPRVHLVAHSMGGLICRCLLQKVIPEQRPGRRATDYVAKLFTYGTPHGGITFAVGFGVPEALRDMIGPNGADVFGPERMYRYLTPVARQARSGPPVGWRAVDMPDDDGTGSAEDAAGGFPLNRVFCLVGTDSADYEVAHGLSSAAVGPRSDGLVQIENAQVTGAHRAFAHRSHSGRYGLVNSEEGYQNLRRFLFGDLQVRADLVGMALPQDDPDVTWQGEVELKVRGLPVLMHERVAPHWCPIQLSDPPPNGRRDRTAPDGRDADRGGPGTDGAVRLATAFLSTSLPRPGAVPLRYALDLRVLSLREHKGFFGFGDHLERTADFADTLIVDVEATGPRPAAWAHWNSEISGTIKDLRPADEPPLPDEDPAAASWVSRVRLPSTTVPFLGEAARVRLTVGPWH is encoded by the coding sequence ATGAGCACGCCGTCCGCCAGACTCCCGATCATCTACGTCCGGGGCTACGCCGGAGGCACCCCCGGGATCGAGAAAGCCGTGACGGATCCGTTCTACGGATTCAACGAAGGCTCGACGCACATCCGCGTCGGGCGCCAGGACGCCCCCGTCTTCTACCAGTTCGAGAGTCCGTTACTGCGCCTGCACCTCGACGAGGGCTACCACATCCTCGTCGAGGGCAGCCAGGACAAGTACCTGGAGAACCACGACACGATTCCCCCCGACAGCATCTGGATCCACCGCTTCTACGACCGCTCCGCCGGCAACTGGGGTGCCGGGCCGGAGCGGTTCGACCTGGAGACGGCCGCCGCCGACCTCCTGGTCCTGATCGAGAAGCTGCAGGCCAGGACCGGCGCGCCCCGGGTCCACCTGGTCGCCCACTCGATGGGCGGGCTGATCTGCCGCTGCCTGCTGCAGAAGGTCATCCCGGAGCAGCGCCCGGGCCGGCGCGCCACCGACTACGTGGCGAAGCTGTTCACCTACGGAACGCCGCACGGCGGCATCACCTTCGCCGTCGGGTTCGGCGTCCCGGAGGCGCTGCGGGACATGATCGGCCCCAACGGTGCCGACGTCTTCGGCCCGGAGCGGATGTACCGGTACCTCACCCCGGTCGCCCGGCAGGCCCGGAGCGGGCCGCCGGTGGGCTGGCGGGCCGTCGACATGCCGGACGACGACGGCACCGGCTCCGCCGAGGACGCGGCGGGAGGCTTCCCGCTGAACCGGGTGTTCTGCCTCGTCGGCACCGACTCCGCCGACTACGAGGTGGCGCACGGCCTCTCCTCGGCGGCGGTCGGCCCGCGCAGCGACGGGCTGGTGCAGATCGAGAACGCGCAGGTCACCGGAGCCCACCGGGCCTTCGCCCACCGCAGCCACAGCGGGCGGTACGGGCTGGTCAACTCCGAGGAGGGGTACCAGAACCTGCGCCGCTTCCTGTTCGGCGACCTCCAGGTCCGCGCCGACCTGGTCGGCATGGCCCTGCCGCAGGACGACCCCGACGTCACCTGGCAGGGCGAGGTCGAACTCAAGGTGCGCGGGCTGCCGGTGCTGATGCACGAGCGGGTCGCGCCGCACTGGTGCCCGATCCAGCTCTCCGACCCCCCGCCGAACGGCCGGCGGGACCGGACCGCCCCCGACGGGCGCGACGCGGACCGCGGCGGCCCGGGCACGGACGGCGCCGTCCGGCTGGCGACCGCGTTCCTCTCCACCTCGCTGCCCCGGCCGGGGGCCGTGCCGCTGCGCTACGCGCTCGACCTGCGGGTGCTGTCGCTGCGCGAGCACAAGGGGTTCTTCGGCTTCGGCGACCACCTGGAGCGGACGGCGGACTTCGCGGACACCCTGATCGTCGACGTGGAGGCCACCGGGCCCCGCCCGGCCGCCTGGGCGCACTGGAACTCCGAGATCAGCGGCACGATCAAGGACCTCCGCCCGGCGGACGAGCCGCCGCTGCCGGACGAGGACCCCGCGGCGGCCTCCTGGGTCTCCCGGGTGCGGCTGCCGTCGACCACCGTTCCGTTCCTCGGTGAAGCGGCCAGGGTGCGGCTCACGGTCGGCCCCTGGCACTGA
- a CDS encoding MarR family winged helix-turn-helix transcriptional regulator encodes MTRAPRPDRPADRQPSGEPRPDEPRDWTDGHVERWRPVLPHLDPDIEGAVTRMTKLSRHLGRVREQGVADYGLQKHEFDTLHELAGRGGHAAPSELRNDLNLAPASVTGRLEALERRGFVVRTPSTEDRRRVDVRLTETGRAAWREALDVVGREERRLLGVLAPDERRQLSDLLRRVLLAAEAPSPERSGSPGGPERHGGPGGGEDRAH; translated from the coding sequence ATGACGCGCGCCCCCCGCCCCGACCGACCAGCGGACCGGCAGCCCTCGGGCGAACCGCGTCCGGACGAGCCCCGCGACTGGACCGACGGCCACGTCGAGCGCTGGCGGCCGGTCCTGCCCCACCTCGACCCGGACATCGAGGGCGCCGTCACCCGCATGACCAAGCTCTCCCGGCACCTCGGCCGGGTGCGCGAACAGGGCGTGGCCGACTACGGCCTGCAGAAGCACGAGTTCGACACCCTGCACGAGCTGGCCGGGCGCGGCGGCCACGCCGCCCCCTCCGAGCTCCGCAACGACCTCAACCTGGCGCCGGCCTCGGTGACCGGGCGCCTGGAGGCGCTCGAACGGCGCGGCTTCGTCGTCCGTACCCCGTCCACCGAGGACCGGCGGCGGGTCGACGTCCGGCTCACCGAAACCGGCCGGGCGGCCTGGCGCGAGGCGCTGGACGTGGTCGGCCGGGAGGAGCGGCGCCTGCTCGGGGTCCTCGCCCCGGACGAACGGCGCCAGCTCTCCGACCTGCTGCGGCGCGTCCTGCTGGCCGCCGAGGCGCCCTCGCCGGAGCGGTCGGGGAGCCCGGGGGGTCCGGAGCGCCACGGGGGGCCGGGGGGCGGCGAGGACCGGGCCCACTGA
- a CDS encoding MFS transporter, whose translation MTHPLRLRDFRLLFLGRAVSTLGDAVVPAALAIAITRATGSSSALALVLGCAMVPRLLLLPLGGVVGDRFNPRLVALTTDLVRAAVQILVGLELLGGQPRLAHIAVAEAVGGIASAFAMPTASPLVAGTVEGPLRMRANALLASTTNVARLGGPALAGLLVYTVGAGWAFVLDGASFLASAALLTRLAVRHTPAGRRPLRSDLAEGWNELRSRDWYWTSLIGHGVWNGASAVLLTLGPLIATQRLGGDGVWIAMTQAAACGLLAGSLLAGRLRPKRPVLVANLGLALYALPLTALAVTAPAPVTVAAYALAMTGLGFLNPVWQTVVQQEFPTQVLARVTSYDWLLSLAAAPLGYTLAPLAADAWGSTGPLLVTAALVALACAGTAALPGVRRVGRTGPAAGDSPAPADPPDSAKSPEPGGAAEGTDSAAERDRPARPAAAGPRSARH comes from the coding sequence GTGACCCACCCTCTGAGACTCCGTGACTTCCGCCTGCTCTTCCTCGGCCGGGCGGTCTCCACCCTCGGCGACGCCGTCGTCCCGGCCGCGCTCGCCATCGCGATCACCCGGGCGACCGGCTCCTCCTCCGCGCTCGCCCTCGTCCTGGGCTGCGCCATGGTGCCGCGGCTGCTCCTCCTCCCCCTCGGCGGCGTCGTCGGGGACCGCTTCAACCCGCGCCTCGTCGCGCTCACCACCGACCTGGTACGGGCCGCCGTGCAGATCCTCGTCGGGCTCGAACTGCTCGGCGGCCAGCCCCGGCTGGCGCACATCGCCGTCGCCGAGGCGGTCGGCGGCATCGCCTCCGCCTTCGCCATGCCGACCGCCTCACCACTCGTCGCGGGCACCGTCGAAGGACCGCTGAGGATGCGGGCCAACGCCCTGCTCGCCTCCACCACCAACGTCGCCCGGCTCGGTGGACCGGCCCTCGCCGGACTGCTGGTCTACACCGTGGGAGCCGGCTGGGCGTTCGTCCTGGACGGCGCCTCCTTCCTCGCCAGCGCCGCCCTGCTGACCCGGCTGGCGGTCCGCCACACCCCGGCCGGCCGGCGCCCGCTCCGCTCCGACCTGGCCGAGGGCTGGAACGAGCTGCGCTCGCGCGACTGGTACTGGACCAGCCTCATCGGCCACGGCGTCTGGAACGGCGCCAGCGCCGTCCTCCTCACCCTCGGCCCGCTGATCGCCACCCAGCGGCTCGGCGGCGACGGCGTCTGGATCGCCATGACCCAGGCCGCCGCCTGCGGCCTCCTCGCCGGTTCGCTGCTCGCCGGGCGGCTCCGGCCGAAACGCCCCGTCCTGGTCGCCAACCTGGGCCTGGCCCTGTACGCGCTGCCGCTGACCGCGCTCGCCGTGACCGCACCCGCACCGGTCACCGTCGCCGCCTACGCGCTGGCCATGACCGGGCTCGGCTTCCTCAACCCGGTCTGGCAGACCGTGGTGCAGCAGGAGTTCCCCACCCAGGTCCTGGCCCGGGTGACCTCGTACGACTGGCTGCTCTCACTCGCCGCCGCACCGCTCGGGTACACGCTGGCGCCGCTCGCCGCCGACGCCTGGGGGAGCACCGGCCCGCTGCTCGTCACCGCCGCGCTGGTCGCACTCGCCTGCGCGGGCACCGCGGCCCTCCCCGGCGTGCGCCGGGTCGGGCGCACCGGGCCCGCAGCCGGGGACTCCCCCGCACCCGCCGACCCCCCGGACTCCGCGAAGTCGCCGGAACCCGGAGGGGCCGCCGAGGGCACGGACTCCGCCGCGGAGCGGGACCGGCCGGCGCGGCCCGCAGCGGCCGGCCCCCGGTCCGCCCGGCACTGA
- a CDS encoding YdcF family protein — MIAYAPAAFFFALCGIGVLRDRRQFSNAVLLGLAMSFLALALLAELRKAPTLVAGLVAVAIILIPATGTLALIGFLISNGLTMVRKEGWRPANLLSLLAGLGILSVIGLLVAALATHSVRLGIVAGTAVLVVGYISFLFVCFVGYAFLYGRHRPRRDVDFVVVLGSGLIGGERVPPLLASRLDRGREVYEQQAARGNPPVLITSGGQGPDEKLPESHAMADYLVERGFPAEHLVREDRSRTTEENLLLSKVIMEQAGPDYRCVIVTNNFHAFRAALTARKTGVNGQVFGSRTAAYYWPSATIREFAAVFLAHKLVNFGICGFLAVCGLLAAVL, encoded by the coding sequence ATGATCGCCTATGCCCCAGCGGCCTTCTTCTTCGCCCTCTGCGGGATCGGAGTCCTGCGCGACCGCCGCCAGTTCAGCAACGCCGTCCTGCTCGGCCTCGCCATGTCCTTCCTCGCACTGGCGCTGCTCGCCGAGCTGCGCAAGGCGCCGACGCTGGTGGCGGGACTCGTGGCGGTCGCGATCATCCTGATCCCCGCGACCGGCACCCTGGCCCTGATCGGCTTCCTGATATCCAACGGCCTCACCATGGTCCGCAAGGAGGGCTGGCGGCCGGCCAACCTGCTCTCGCTGCTCGCCGGGCTCGGCATCCTCTCGGTGATCGGCCTGCTCGTGGCCGCGCTGGCCACCCACTCGGTGCGGCTCGGCATCGTCGCGGGAACGGCCGTCCTGGTGGTCGGCTACATCTCGTTCCTGTTCGTCTGCTTCGTCGGCTACGCGTTCCTCTACGGGCGCCACCGCCCGCGCCGCGACGTCGACTTCGTGGTGGTGCTCGGCTCCGGGCTGATCGGCGGCGAGCGGGTGCCGCCGCTGCTCGCGAGCCGGCTCGACCGGGGCCGCGAGGTCTACGAGCAGCAGGCCGCCCGCGGCAACCCGCCGGTCCTGATCACCTCCGGCGGGCAGGGGCCGGACGAGAAGCTGCCGGAGTCCCACGCGATGGCCGACTACCTGGTCGAACGCGGCTTCCCCGCCGAGCACCTGGTCCGCGAGGACCGCTCGCGGACCACCGAGGAGAACCTGCTCCTCAGCAAGGTGATCATGGAGCAGGCCGGTCCCGACTACCGCTGCGTCATCGTCACCAACAACTTCCACGCCTTCCGCGCCGCCCTGACGGCCCGCAAGACCGGCGTCAACGGGCAGGTCTTCGGCTCCCGGACCGCCGCGTACTACTGGCCGAGCGCGACCATCCGCGAGTTCGCCGCGGTGTTCCTCGCCCACAAGCTGGTCAACTTCGGGATCTGCGGCTTCCTGGCGGTCTGCGGGCTGCTCGCCGCCGTGCTCTGA